A part of Pseudomonas sp. HR96 genomic DNA contains:
- a CDS encoding glucarate dehydratase family protein: protein MKIVRVTVTPIAFRDPPLLNASGIHEPWALRSIIEIESDNGYIGLGESYGDAPALLIQQQVREQLLGLDPFNLNQLRSVVQATVAAHKPASLAGAELAPGSHASKAASNAYSAFEVAFLDLQARYLNVPLVDLLGGAIRDRVPFSAYLFFKYAEHIDAPYAPDSWGEALSEAQIVAQAGRMIEAYGFKSIKLKAGTLPPEHEVACIKALKKAFPGYPLRIDPNGNWSLETAIRMAELLGDDLQYYEDPCPGLEGMSELHKRTGLALATNMVVTDFDEFRRSVALGSVQIVLADHHYWGGLRDTQMLAKMCQTFGLGVSMHSNSHLGISLMAMAHVAASVPNLDYACDTHYPWQEPDEEVIKGGKLPIVDGCVQITRAPGLGLEIDQDQLAKLHEQFLSCGIRQRDDVRQMRKYKPDWQALKPRF, encoded by the coding sequence TTGAAAATCGTCCGCGTAACCGTTACTCCCATCGCCTTTCGCGACCCGCCGCTGCTCAACGCCAGCGGCATCCACGAACCCTGGGCGCTGCGCTCGATCATCGAAATCGAAAGCGACAACGGCTACATCGGCCTCGGCGAAAGCTACGGCGATGCACCGGCGCTGTTGATCCAGCAGCAGGTCCGCGAGCAACTGCTGGGCCTGGACCCCTTCAACCTCAACCAGCTGCGCAGCGTGGTCCAGGCCACCGTCGCGGCGCACAAGCCGGCGAGCCTGGCCGGTGCCGAACTGGCGCCCGGCTCCCACGCCAGCAAGGCGGCGAGCAATGCCTACTCAGCGTTCGAAGTGGCCTTCCTCGACCTGCAGGCGCGCTACCTCAACGTGCCGCTGGTGGACCTGCTGGGCGGCGCGATCCGCGACCGGGTGCCGTTCAGCGCCTACCTGTTCTTCAAGTACGCCGAGCACATCGACGCGCCCTACGCGCCCGACAGCTGGGGCGAAGCGCTGAGCGAGGCGCAGATCGTCGCCCAGGCCGGGCGCATGATCGAGGCCTACGGGTTCAAGAGCATCAAGCTCAAGGCCGGCACCCTGCCGCCCGAGCATGAGGTGGCGTGCATCAAGGCTTTGAAGAAAGCCTTTCCCGGCTACCCGCTGCGCATCGACCCGAACGGCAACTGGTCGCTGGAGACCGCCATCCGCATGGCCGAGCTGCTGGGTGACGACCTGCAGTATTACGAAGACCCCTGCCCCGGCCTGGAGGGCATGAGCGAACTGCACAAGCGCACCGGCCTGGCCCTGGCGACCAACATGGTGGTCACCGACTTCGACGAGTTTCGCCGCAGCGTGGCCCTCGGCAGCGTGCAGATCGTGCTCGCCGACCACCATTACTGGGGCGGCCTGCGCGACACCCAGATGCTGGCGAAAATGTGCCAGACCTTCGGTCTGGGGGTGTCGATGCATTCCAATTCGCACCTGGGCATCAGCCTGATGGCCATGGCCCACGTCGCCGCCTCGGTGCCCAACCTGGACTACGCCTGCGACACCCACTACCCCTGGCAGGAGCCCGACGAAGAGGTGATCAAGGGCGGCAAGCTGCCGATCGTCGACGGCTGCGTGCAGATCACTCGCGCGCCGGGGCTGGGCCTGGAAATCGATCAGGACCAGCTGGCCAAGCTGCACGAGCAGTTCCTCAGCTGCGGCATCCGCCAGCGCGACGATGTGCGCCAGATGCGCAAGTACAAGCCGGATTGGCAGGCGCTCAAGCCGCGATTCTGA
- a CDS encoding enoyl-CoA hydratase codes for MTYDTLLLEIHDRVGLITLNRPEALNALNARLIDELNQALDSLEGNPEIGCIVLTGSAKAFAAGADIKEMAGLGYPSIYLDDLFVEGDKVANRRKPLIAAVAGFALGGGCELAMMCDFILAADNARFGQPEIKLGVLPGMGGTQRLTRAVGKAKAMELCLTGRLMDAAEAERAGLVARVVPAERLLEEALQVAADIAGKSLPIAMMVKESVNRAFEVSLAEGVRFERRVFHAAFATEDQKEGMAAFVAKRPAQFKHR; via the coding sequence ATGACGTACGACACGCTCTTGCTGGAAATCCACGACCGCGTGGGGCTGATCACCCTCAACCGCCCCGAAGCGCTGAACGCACTCAACGCGCGCCTGATCGACGAGCTCAACCAGGCTTTGGACAGTCTGGAGGGCAATCCCGAGATCGGCTGCATCGTGCTGACCGGCTCCGCCAAGGCCTTCGCCGCCGGCGCCGACATCAAGGAAATGGCCGGCCTGGGCTATCCCTCGATCTACCTTGACGACCTCTTCGTCGAAGGCGACAAGGTGGCCAACCGGCGCAAACCGCTGATCGCCGCCGTGGCTGGTTTCGCCCTGGGCGGCGGCTGCGAGCTGGCGATGATGTGCGACTTCATCCTGGCCGCCGACAACGCGCGCTTCGGTCAGCCGGAAATCAAGCTCGGCGTGCTGCCCGGGATGGGCGGCACCCAGCGCCTGACCCGCGCGGTGGGCAAGGCCAAGGCCATGGAACTGTGCCTGACCGGGCGCCTGATGGACGCCGCTGAAGCCGAGCGCGCCGGTCTGGTGGCCCGGGTAGTGCCGGCCGAGCGCCTGCTCGAGGAGGCCTTGCAGGTGGCGGCCGACATTGCCGGCAAGTCGCTGCCGATTGCCATGATGGTCAAGGAGAGCGTCAACCGCGCCTTCGAAGTCAGCCTGGCCGAAGGCGTGCGTTTCGAGCGGCGGGTGTTTCACGCCGCCTTCGCCACTGAAGATCAGAAGGAGGGCATGGCAGCCTTCGTCGCCAAACGCCCGGCGCAGTTCAAGCACCGCTGA
- a CDS encoding transporter substrate-binding domain-containing protein, producing the protein MNALRRFLPALILTGLACTAHADALSDITGRGVLKVAVPQDFPPFGSVGPDLKPRGLDIDMAQLIADRLGVKLQLTPVSSANRIPFLTTGKVDLTISSLGKTAEREEVINFSHKYAPFYMAVYGPQEVQVHGPADLAGKSIGLARGALEDLEVSKVAPEGTTVKRFEDNNTSISAFLAGQVQLIASGNATMAVIAEKNPKRPPLLKFKLKDSGCYVGIAKGESALTAKVDEVIATARSDGSLNGLAEKWLREPLPTDF; encoded by the coding sequence ATGAATGCATTGCGCCGTTTCCTGCCTGCCCTGATCCTCACCGGCCTGGCGTGCACCGCCCACGCCGACGCGCTGTCCGACATCACCGGGCGCGGCGTGCTCAAGGTCGCCGTGCCGCAGGATTTTCCGCCCTTCGGCTCGGTCGGCCCTGACCTCAAGCCACGCGGCCTGGACATCGACATGGCGCAGCTGATCGCCGACCGGCTGGGGGTCAAGCTGCAGTTGACCCCGGTCAGCTCGGCCAACCGCATCCCCTTCCTCACCACCGGCAAGGTCGACCTGACCATCTCCAGCCTGGGCAAGACCGCCGAACGCGAAGAGGTGATCAATTTCAGCCACAAGTACGCACCCTTCTACATGGCCGTGTACGGGCCGCAGGAGGTACAGGTGCACGGCCCGGCCGATCTGGCCGGCAAGAGCATCGGCCTGGCGCGCGGCGCCCTGGAAGACCTGGAAGTCAGCAAGGTGGCGCCCGAAGGCACCACAGTGAAGCGTTTCGAAGACAACAACACCTCGATCTCGGCCTTTCTCGCCGGCCAGGTGCAGCTGATCGCCAGTGGCAATGCGACCATGGCCGTGATCGCCGAAAAAAACCCCAAGCGCCCGCCCCTGCTGAAATTCAAGCTCAAGGATTCCGGCTGCTACGTGGGCATCGCCAAGGGCGAAAGCGCCTTGACGGCCAAGGTCGACGAGGTGATCGCCACGGCCAGGAGCGATGGCAGCTTGAACGGGCTGGCCGAGAAGTGGCTGCGCGAGCCACTGCCAACGGATTTCTAG
- the map gene encoding type I methionyl aminopeptidase: protein MSKSRVVLKTAAEVAQSRQAAQLAAQVLEMIAAHVVPGVTSNELDRLCHDYIVNVQGAIPGNIGYHGFPKTVCTSVNQVVCHGIPDDQPLVDGDILNIDIAVVKDGWYGDTSRMYFVGEPSPQARQLVATTYEAMCAGIRAVRPGATLGDVGHAIQSVARRDGYSVVREYCGHGIGKVYHDEPQVLHYGNPGEGLRLKTGMIFTIEPMLNAGKAGVKTLGDGWTVVTRDQSLSAQWEHMVAVTDDGFEVLSRWPGSSEPLPAL from the coding sequence ATGAGCAAGAGTCGTGTGGTTCTCAAGACTGCCGCCGAGGTGGCGCAGTCGCGCCAGGCAGCGCAACTGGCCGCGCAGGTGCTGGAGATGATCGCCGCCCACGTGGTGCCAGGCGTCACCAGCAACGAGCTCGACCGCCTGTGCCACGACTACATCGTCAATGTTCAGGGTGCCATCCCCGGCAACATCGGCTACCACGGCTTTCCCAAGACGGTTTGCACCTCGGTCAACCAGGTGGTGTGCCACGGCATCCCCGACGACCAGCCGCTGGTCGATGGCGACATCCTCAATATCGATATCGCAGTGGTCAAGGACGGCTGGTACGGGGATACCAGCCGCATGTACTTCGTCGGCGAGCCCAGCCCGCAAGCCCGGCAGCTGGTAGCCACCACCTATGAAGCCATGTGCGCCGGCATCCGTGCGGTGCGCCCGGGCGCCACCCTGGGAGACGTCGGCCATGCCATCCAGAGCGTGGCCCGGCGTGACGGCTACAGCGTGGTGCGCGAGTACTGCGGCCACGGCATCGGCAAGGTCTACCACGACGAGCCGCAGGTGCTGCACTACGGCAACCCGGGCGAAGGCCTGAGGCTCAAGACCGGGATGATTTTCACCATCGAACCGATGCTCAACGCCGGCAAGGCCGGGGTCAAGACCCTGGGCGATGGCTGGACTGTGGTCACCCGCGACCAGTCGCTGTCGGCGCAGTGGGAACACATGGTGGCGGTCACCGACGATGGTTTCGAAGTGCTCAGCCGCTGGCCGGGCAGCAGCGAGCCGCTGCCCGCCTTATAG
- a CDS encoding general stress protein, with amino-acid sequence MANTGNNNPGNFANDKQKASEAGQKGGQASTGTTRDNNTGNNQQGNQTQRDQGQKGGQGQGSGGNFANDREKASQAGQKGGQHSHDNDRK; translated from the coding sequence ATGGCTAATACCGGAAATAACAACCCAGGCAACTTCGCTAACGACAAACAAAAAGCATCCGAAGCTGGACAGAAAGGGGGGCAGGCCAGCACTGGCACCACCCGCGACAACAACACCGGCAACAATCAGCAAGGTAACCAGACCCAGCGTGACCAAGGGCAGAAAGGCGGCCAGGGTCAAGGTTCTGGCGGCAACTTCGCGAACGACCGCGAAAAAGCCTCGCAAGCCGGGCAGAAAGGCGGCCAGCACAGCCACGACAACGACCGCAAATAA
- a CDS encoding ATP-dependent Clp protease proteolytic subunit, whose translation MTTHIVHFTGAINSTTCGQLIDKCSKAIAQDASEILLTVATMGGECSYGFTMFNFLRSLPIPVHTHNLGTVESMGNILFLAGERRTAGKHSKFLFHPFHWNLHGAIDHARMSEYSMTLDHDLQAYARIVAERTEGAQESLDIARYLIAAPRILDPEHAVTTGMIQAVEELRINPGSVAWGIHE comes from the coding sequence ATGACCACTCATATCGTTCACTTCACCGGCGCGATCAATTCCACCACCTGTGGCCAGTTGATCGACAAGTGCTCCAAAGCCATCGCGCAAGACGCCTCGGAAATACTGCTGACGGTCGCCACCATGGGCGGCGAATGCAGTTACGGCTTCACCATGTTCAACTTTCTGCGTTCATTGCCAATTCCGGTACATACCCATAACCTGGGCACGGTCGAGTCCATGGGCAATATCCTGTTCCTTGCGGGAGAGCGCCGTACCGCCGGCAAGCACAGCAAGTTCCTGTTCCACCCTTTCCACTGGAACCTGCACGGCGCCATCGACCACGCGCGCATGTCGGAATACTCCATGACCCTGGATCACGACCTGCAGGCCTACGCGCGCATCGTCGCCGAACGCACCGAAGGGGCGCAGGAATCCCTGGACATCGCACGTTATCTGATCGCTGCCCCGCGCATCCTCGACCCGGAACATGCCGTGACGACCGGCATGATCCAAGCCGTGGAAGAGCTGCGCATCAATCCAGGGTCAGTGGCCTGGGGCATTCACGAGTAA
- a CDS encoding SRPBCC family protein → MTDQLPQVIEQRPQANLSRGERGVSMVAGALLLLNGVRQGGVLGLAQLVAGAGAAWRGYSGNCQVKQALAERKAHARQLRSPATRVVSRSIAIERPLEEVFDYCREPANLGALIPWIDEIEEVGEGTYEWRAHGPLQQTLRCTQVRSVSRSAQRLRWTSAWQGPWDHDVVADFAEGNDGKTTLIRVMVACKAPAGAAGHALAALLGKFADKAVHNLLRSLKAQLETGQVSPQTMGGEPEHDFLFVHPVRDEEQTLLVNAPGH, encoded by the coding sequence ATGACGGATCAACTGCCACAGGTTATCGAGCAGCGGCCGCAGGCCAACCTGTCACGAGGTGAACGCGGCGTGTCCATGGTGGCTGGCGCCTTGTTGCTGCTCAACGGCGTACGCCAGGGTGGCGTGCTCGGCCTGGCACAACTGGTGGCCGGCGCCGGCGCGGCGTGGCGCGGCTATTCGGGTAATTGCCAGGTCAAGCAGGCGCTCGCCGAGCGCAAGGCCCATGCGCGGCAACTGCGCAGCCCGGCCACCCGCGTGGTCAGCCGCAGCATCGCCATCGAGCGGCCGCTGGAAGAAGTGTTCGACTATTGCCGCGAGCCGGCCAACCTGGGTGCGCTGATCCCGTGGATCGACGAAATCGAGGAGGTCGGCGAAGGCACCTACGAATGGCGCGCCCACGGCCCGCTGCAGCAGACGCTGCGTTGCACCCAGGTGCGCAGCGTGTCGCGCAGCGCCCAGCGGCTGCGCTGGACCTCCGCCTGGCAGGGCCCGTGGGACCATGACGTGGTCGCCGACTTCGCCGAGGGCAATGACGGCAAGACCACCCTGATTCGCGTGATGGTGGCGTGCAAGGCTCCGGCCGGCGCGGCTGGCCACGCCTTGGCGGCGCTGCTCGGCAAGTTCGCCGACAAGGCAGTGCACAACCTGCTGCGCAGCTTGAAGGCGCAACTGGAAACCGGCCAGGTCAGCCCGCAGACCATGGGCGGTGAGCCGGAGCACGACTTTCTGTTCGTGCACCCGGTGCGTGACGAAGAACAGACCTTACTCGTGAATGCCCCAGGCCACTGA